The following coding sequences lie in one Lolium perenne isolate Kyuss_39 chromosome 2, Kyuss_2.0, whole genome shotgun sequence genomic window:
- the LOC127330480 gene encoding uncharacterized protein, whose amino-acid sequence MDRNMTGLLIGCVGAAMTLLAYQQTVVTSTQCMGGGLLVLVGALCIKEGFFSF is encoded by the coding sequence ATGGACCGGAACATGACCGGGCTCCTGATCGGCTGCGTCGGCGCCGCCATGACGCTGCTGGCGTACCAGCAGACGGTGGTGACCAGCACGCAGTGCATGGGCGGCGGCCTGCTCGTCCTCGTCGGCGCCCTCTGCATCAAGGAAGGCTTCTTCTCCTTCTGA